A region from the uncultured Sunxiuqinia sp. genome encodes:
- a CDS encoding OmpH family outer membrane protein: MKSIFKICFVAVLFFSVGMVNAQTLKFAHIDTQVLIQAMPEAKTAQATIEKEAKGLEDQMGTLQKEYQTKLQDLSDKQDSLTEIVYQSKVEELQSLQQRIQSFNSSAQQRLQQKQSELMQPIFAKANETIEAVAKEQGVIYVFDANNLLYKSNQSIDLLPLVKAKLGIQ, encoded by the coding sequence ATGAAAAGTATTTTCAAAATTTGTTTCGTAGCGGTTCTGTTCTTTTCAGTAGGAATGGTAAATGCACAAACATTAAAGTTTGCCCACATTGATACACAGGTTTTAATTCAGGCGATGCCTGAAGCAAAAACTGCACAAGCTACCATCGAGAAAGAGGCTAAGGGGTTAGAAGATCAAATGGGAACGCTGCAAAAAGAGTATCAAACTAAATTGCAGGATTTATCGGACAAGCAAGACTCATTAACTGAAATCGTATATCAATCAAAAGTTGAAGAATTACAAAGTCTTCAACAGCGTATTCAAAGCTTTAATAGTTCAGCACAACAACGTTTGCAACAAAAGCAAAGTGAGCTGATGCAACCTATTTTTGCAAAAGCCAATGAAACCATTGAAGCTGTTGCGAAAGAACAAGGTGTAATTTACGTGTTTGATGCAAACAATTTACTTTACAAGTCAAACCAAAGTATTGATTTATTGCCACTTGTTAAAGCAAAACTAGGAATTCAATAG
- a CDS encoding isoprenyl transferase gives MTIKDKIQKDKLPKHIAIIMDGNGRWAAKQGNQRIFGHEHGVESVRSTVEGAAEIGIQYLTLYAFSTENWSRPHDEVNALMGLLVQAINDETEKLKEQNVRLTMIGDFDSLPEDVQTKLNWSINELSKCTGLTLVLALSYSSKWEITEAIKKIAQDVKDDKLQIDNIDKDILDNYLATVGIPDPELLIRTSGENRISNFLLWQIAYSEFYFTPVLWPDFRKENLYEAICDYQNRERRFGKTSQQLVS, from the coding sequence ATGACCATTAAGGACAAAATACAGAAAGATAAATTACCTAAGCACATTGCCATTATCATGGATGGAAATGGGCGTTGGGCAGCCAAACAAGGAAATCAACGAATTTTTGGGCATGAGCATGGTGTAGAATCGGTTCGTTCCACTGTTGAAGGAGCAGCTGAAATAGGAATTCAGTATTTAACCTTATATGCATTTTCTACCGAAAATTGGTCGAGACCCCATGATGAAGTGAATGCTTTGATGGGACTTTTGGTACAGGCTATCAATGATGAAACGGAAAAATTGAAAGAACAAAATGTGCGTCTTACGATGATTGGTGATTTTGATAGCCTCCCGGAAGATGTTCAAACGAAACTCAATTGGTCGATAAATGAATTGAGCAAATGTACTGGTTTGACTTTGGTATTGGCTCTCAGTTACAGTTCGAAATGGGAAATAACCGAAGCCATAAAAAAAATTGCCCAAGACGTAAAAGACGACAAATTACAAATTGACAATATCGATAAAGATATACTTGATAACTACCTTGCTACAGTTGGAATACCAGACCCCGAATTATTAATCAGAACGAGTGGTGAAAACAGGATAAGCAACTTTTTGCTTTGGCAAATAGCTTATTCCGAATTCTATTTCACTCCTGTTCTTTGGCCCGACTTTCGGAAAGAAAATTTGTATGAGGCCATTTGTGATTATCAAAACAGGGAACGACGGTTTGGTAAAACAAGTCAACAATTAGTTAGCTAA
- the bamA gene encoding outer membrane protein assembly factor BamA — MQKLKFFLILFLFSVSAYAQINESTNFSIYYSSPKKYTIAGIEVLGIRYLDADVLIQISGLEVGEEITVPGEAITTAIKKLWGHQMFSDVKIEASKIEGSKIWLDIYLQERPKLSDVNFYGVSKGEKDDITEKVLLLKGSQVTDNQLNNAERIIKGIFLEKGFLNTEVNIVQRDDTASVNSVILDINVDKKEKVKIDEIVFHGVDQLKENKLRKAMKKTNEKRLRNFFQTKKFNEEKFIEDKKNVVDKYNQEGYRDATIVKDSISKVDEDLIRLDIWVDEGEKYYFGDVQWVGNTIYPGDYLDAYLGVKKGDVFDQKLLNKRLNEDDDAVSNLYLDNGYLFFNLNPVEARVENDTIDYEMRIYEGNQATINKVLIEGNTKTHEHVARREIRTLPGDLFSKSKIIRSVRELSQLGHFDPEAINPNVVPHPEDGTVDIAYQLQEKANDQIELSGGWGANMFVGTVGLKFSNFSVRNIPNKEAWRPLPTGDGQTLSLRAQTSGKFYQSYSFSFIEPWLGGKKPNSFSLSFSHSRVNYSANNNLYSGGYGSPYGGYGGGYGGYSGFGSYGGYGGYNPYGGYNNYYDPGTNYTYNDNQTSDEDQIQVTTRLALGYGYRLKWPDDFFTVYHELSLEHYKLQNMSGYYYFLTDDDGSGGGGFNNLSFKTAFGRNSVDNPLYSRSGSEFSVSLQFTPPFSLFDNVDYNDPNLSSEDKYKWIEYHKWNMKGAWFTPLSSNRNLVLHTKFEYAFLGYYDKNRRSPFEKFRVGGSGMSGYNLYGSEIISLRGYEDYSLSPNTGSNMYNKLTMELRYPITLKPSATIYVLGFLEAGNAWMDFENYNPFNLKRSAGAGVRIFLPMFGLMGIDWGYGFDESGYKNNAGGSQFHFVIGQQF; from the coding sequence ATGCAAAAACTGAAATTCTTCTTAATTCTATTCTTATTTAGTGTGAGTGCTTATGCACAAATTAACGAAAGCACTAATTTTTCGATTTACTATTCAAGTCCTAAAAAGTACACGATTGCCGGCATTGAGGTGCTAGGTATTCGCTATCTTGACGCTGATGTCCTGATCCAAATTTCGGGTTTAGAGGTCGGTGAAGAGATCACTGTTCCCGGCGAAGCAATTACGACAGCGATAAAAAAGCTGTGGGGACATCAGATGTTTTCTGATGTGAAAATTGAAGCCAGCAAAATAGAAGGCAGTAAAATATGGTTGGATATCTATTTACAGGAAAGACCCAAACTCTCAGATGTTAATTTCTATGGGGTTTCCAAAGGCGAAAAAGATGACATCACCGAAAAGGTTTTGCTATTGAAAGGAAGTCAGGTGACCGACAACCAATTAAATAATGCAGAACGTATAATAAAAGGGATATTTCTGGAGAAAGGCTTTTTAAATACCGAGGTGAATATTGTTCAGCGCGACGATACGGCCTCAGTAAACAGCGTTATTCTTGATATTAACGTTGACAAAAAGGAGAAGGTTAAAATCGACGAAATTGTTTTTCATGGTGTAGATCAACTGAAAGAGAACAAGTTGAGGAAAGCCATGAAAAAAACCAATGAAAAGCGGCTGAGAAACTTCTTCCAGACAAAGAAATTCAATGAAGAGAAGTTTATCGAGGATAAGAAAAATGTTGTCGATAAATATAACCAGGAAGGTTATCGCGATGCTACGATTGTAAAAGATAGCATCAGTAAAGTTGATGAAGACCTGATTCGTCTGGACATATGGGTTGACGAAGGCGAAAAATATTATTTTGGAGATGTTCAGTGGGTTGGAAATACAATCTATCCGGGCGACTATCTGGATGCCTATCTTGGTGTTAAAAAAGGAGATGTATTTGATCAGAAATTATTGAACAAGCGATTGAACGAAGATGACGATGCCGTTAGCAACCTATACCTCGATAATGGCTATTTATTCTTCAATTTAAATCCGGTTGAAGCCAGAGTTGAAAATGATACGATCGACTATGAGATGCGTATTTATGAAGGAAATCAGGCAACAATTAACAAGGTGCTGATTGAAGGAAATACGAAAACCCATGAGCATGTTGCCCGAAGAGAAATTCGCACACTACCCGGAGATTTATTTAGTAAATCAAAGATCATCCGTTCGGTTCGTGAACTTTCGCAGCTGGGACACTTCGACCCCGAGGCTATTAATCCGAATGTTGTTCCGCACCCCGAAGATGGAACTGTTGATATTGCCTATCAGTTACAGGAGAAAGCAAACGATCAGATCGAACTTTCAGGAGGTTGGGGAGCCAATATGTTTGTAGGAACAGTTGGTTTGAAATTCTCAAACTTTTCGGTTCGTAACATTCCCAATAAAGAAGCCTGGCGTCCTTTGCCAACCGGAGATGGACAAACATTAAGTCTGCGGGCACAAACCAGTGGAAAGTTTTATCAGTCCTACAGCTTTTCATTTATCGAGCCATGGTTAGGAGGTAAAAAACCAAATTCATTCTCCCTTTCATTTTCACATTCGCGTGTGAATTACTCAGCCAACAACAACCTATATAGTGGTGGTTATGGTAGTCCCTATGGTGGGTACGGAGGAGGTTATGGCGGATATAGTGGATTTGGAAGCTATGGCGGATATGGCGGGTACAACCCTTACGGCGGGTACAACAACTATTATGATCCTGGAACAAATTATACCTATAACGATAATCAAACATCAGATGAAGATCAGATTCAGGTAACTACTCGTTTGGCATTGGGTTATGGCTATCGTTTGAAATGGCCGGATGATTTTTTCACGGTTTATCATGAACTTTCATTAGAGCACTACAAATTACAGAACATGTCGGGTTATTATTACTTCCTGACTGATGATGACGGATCAGGTGGTGGTGGCTTCAACAACCTGAGCTTTAAAACGGCCTTTGGACGAAATTCGGTGGATAATCCATTGTATTCGCGAAGTGGTTCAGAGTTCTCTGTTAGCCTGCAGTTTACACCACCATTCTCGTTGTTTGACAATGTTGATTACAACGATCCGAACTTATCAAGTGAAGATAAGTATAAGTGGATTGAGTATCATAAATGGAACATGAAAGGTGCGTGGTTTACACCGCTTTCATCAAATCGGAATTTGGTACTGCACACCAAATTTGAATATGCATTTTTAGGATACTACGATAAGAACCGTAGATCGCCCTTTGAGAAATTCAGAGTAGGTGGCTCAGGGATGTCAGGCTATAACCTTTATGGGTCCGAAATCATTTCTCTTCGTGGTTATGAGGATTATAGTTTGAGCCCGAATACGGGCTCGAATATGTACAATAAGCTTACAATGGAACTGCGATATCCGATTACATTAAAACCGTCGGCAACCATTTATGTACTTGGTTTCCTTGAAGCAGGTAATGCCTGGATGGACTTTGAAAACTATAACCCCTTTAATTTAAAAAGATCGGCAGGAGCTGGTGTCCGAATCTTCCTACCCATGTTTGGTTTAATGGGAATCGATTGGGGATATGGATTTGACGAGTCAGGATATAAAAACAATGCAGGAGGAAGTCAGTTTCACTTTGTTATCGGGCAGCAGTTCTGA
- a CDS encoding NAD kinase, with product MIIAIFGINIEPAFTSDLAKLFSLLKDRKINIYIYEPFFVFLQSTYSLKPEVAGLFTSGKDLPDDVEFLFSIGGDGTFLQSVLTVKNKSIPAVGINLGRLGFLSDISRDDMHEAIDQILNQQFQIEERSVLCLKEKGSLFGDFNYAINEIAVTKLDTSSMINIHTYLNNDYLSTYWADGLIISTPTGSTAYSMSVGGPILTPDSKNLVITPIAPHNLTVRPIVVPENVSIRLHVEGRGSQFLASLDSRSEAIHFPGELHISKADFHVKTLKLPGHGFFNTLRNKLMWGADRRN from the coding sequence ATGATAATTGCAATATTTGGAATTAATATCGAACCTGCTTTCACCTCCGACTTAGCCAAATTGTTTTCCTTGCTAAAAGACCGAAAAATCAATATTTACATTTATGAACCGTTTTTCGTTTTTCTGCAATCCACTTATTCTTTAAAACCTGAAGTTGCCGGGCTATTTACGTCGGGGAAAGACCTGCCGGATGATGTTGAGTTTTTATTCAGTATTGGTGGCGACGGAACTTTTCTACAATCAGTACTGACGGTAAAAAACAAGTCGATTCCTGCGGTTGGGATTAACCTCGGACGGTTGGGCTTTTTATCTGATATTTCGCGCGATGATATGCACGAAGCGATCGACCAAATCCTGAATCAGCAATTCCAAATTGAAGAGCGTTCGGTGCTGTGTTTGAAAGAAAAAGGATCTTTGTTTGGCGATTTCAATTATGCCATAAATGAGATTGCCGTAACTAAGCTTGACACATCGTCGATGATCAATATTCACACCTATTTGAACAACGATTATTTAAGTACCTACTGGGCCGACGGACTCATAATTTCTACACCAACCGGATCTACAGCCTATTCAATGAGCGTTGGAGGACCAATTCTCACACCTGATTCAAAGAACTTAGTGATTACTCCGATTGCGCCGCATAATTTGACCGTTCGCCCAATTGTTGTGCCCGAAAATGTTTCAATCCGCTTACATGTTGAAGGCCGTGGCTCACAGTTTCTTGCATCGCTGGATTCCCGTTCTGAAGCAATTCATTTCCCAGGTGAATTGCACATCAGCAAAGCCGATTTTCATGTAAAAACCCTAAAACTTCCCGGGCATGGATTTTTCAATACACTTCGAAACAAGCTGATGTGGGGAGCTGACCGAAGAAATTAA
- a CDS encoding OmpH family outer membrane protein: MKKKVLLFVFLIAFGATAMAQKYAYIDTEYVLENIPAYNAAQEQLDQISKQYQKELETMHADIEQMYQDFQAEAVLLSEEMKRKREDVIISKEKEYKDLQRKYFGREGDLFKKRQGLIKPIQDDVFNAVQELANEGSYAVIFDKAGSLTMLYTNPKYDLSDQVLEKLGYKN, from the coding sequence ATGAAGAAAAAAGTATTGTTATTTGTTTTTCTGATTGCTTTTGGAGCAACAGCGATGGCTCAGAAATATGCCTACATCGATACAGAATATGTTTTAGAAAATATTCCGGCTTATAATGCAGCGCAGGAGCAGTTAGATCAAATTTCCAAACAATATCAAAAGGAATTGGAGACCATGCATGCTGACATTGAGCAGATGTATCAGGATTTTCAGGCCGAAGCTGTTTTGCTTTCCGAAGAAATGAAACGCAAACGTGAAGATGTCATTATTAGTAAGGAAAAAGAATACAAAGACTTGCAGCGTAAGTATTTTGGACGCGAAGGAGACTTATTTAAAAAGCGTCAAGGATTAATTAAACCAATCCAGGATGATGTTTTTAATGCGGTTCAGGAATTAGCCAACGAAGGGAGCTACGCCGTTATCTTCGATAAGGCTGGAAGCCTTACGATGCTCTATACAAACCCGAAATATGATCTGAGTGACCAAGTGCTTGAAAAGCTTGGTTATAAGAATTAA
- a CDS encoding DUF502 domain-containing protein, with protein sequence MKKLFTYFMQGLVLVAPIAITVYIVFLIFDFVDGLLRDQLATWFGYAIPGLGLVIIFILVAALGLFGNYIVASPFKALSDRILKKAPLLKVIYSSLVDLFSAFVGKEKKFNQPVLVEINKENRLWKIGFITQQSMTELGMEGMVAVYFPHSYNFSGELYVIDSLAVKSLNMAPSEAMKFVVSGGVTQVN encoded by the coding sequence ATGAAAAAGCTTTTTACCTATTTCATGCAAGGACTGGTTTTAGTTGCTCCCATTGCGATTACTGTTTACATTGTTTTTCTCATTTTTGATTTTGTTGACGGCTTGCTTCGCGACCAGTTGGCAACTTGGTTTGGCTATGCTATTCCGGGGTTAGGACTGGTAATTATTTTCATCCTTGTTGCTGCCCTTGGATTGTTTGGGAATTACATTGTTGCCAGCCCATTTAAAGCATTGAGCGATCGTATTTTAAAAAAAGCACCTCTTTTGAAAGTCATCTACAGCTCGTTGGTTGACCTGTTTTCTGCCTTTGTAGGGAAAGAAAAGAAGTTTAATCAACCAGTCTTAGTTGAAATCAACAAAGAAAATCGATTGTGGAAAATAGGCTTTATAACCCAACAAAGCATGACCGAACTTGGCATGGAAGGCATGGTAGCTGTATACTTTCCTCACTCTTATAACTTTTCCGGCGAACTGTATGTGATCGACTCATTGGCTGTTAAGTCTCTAAACATGGCACCTTCCGAAGCCATGAAATTTGTTGTTTCAGGAGGAGTAACACAGGTAAACTAA
- the murI gene encoding glutamate racemase encodes MTARNQPIGVFDSGYGGLTVLKEIVDLLPQYDFVYLGDNARTPYGTRSFDVVYEYTLDAVKRLFDEGCHLVILACNTASAKALRNIQQKDLPIIAPNKRVLGVIRPSVEEVAKMTKNGHVGVVATSGTVASESYPIELEKWSNGSVKQTTQMACPMWVPIVENNVMNTAGADYFVQDNLQSLFQKDPSIDSLILGCTHYPLLIDNIRKHIPRQHVNIIEQGKIVAQKLNEYLVRHPEIEWNCSKHSTRKYLTTEDPLFFEARAAQFLGYGIQAEKIEL; translated from the coding sequence ATGACTGCGAGGAACCAACCCATTGGCGTTTTTGATTCGGGCTACGGAGGCTTGACTGTGCTCAAGGAGATTGTTGATCTTTTACCTCAGTACGACTTTGTTTATTTGGGCGATAATGCCCGCACACCGTATGGCACTCGCTCGTTCGATGTGGTATACGAATACACCCTGGATGCGGTAAAACGACTGTTTGATGAAGGTTGTCACTTGGTTATTCTGGCATGTAACACCGCTTCGGCAAAAGCATTGCGAAATATTCAGCAGAAAGACTTGCCTATTATTGCTCCGAATAAACGTGTGTTAGGGGTTATCCGGCCAAGTGTTGAAGAGGTGGCTAAGATGACGAAAAATGGCCATGTGGGAGTTGTAGCCACATCAGGAACAGTGGCATCTGAATCGTATCCTATTGAGTTGGAGAAATGGTCGAACGGAAGTGTGAAACAGACAACGCAGATGGCATGTCCGATGTGGGTTCCCATAGTTGAGAACAATGTAATGAACACCGCTGGAGCCGACTATTTCGTACAAGATAATCTACAATCCTTATTTCAGAAAGATCCATCGATTGATAGTTTGATTTTGGGCTGTACGCACTACCCATTGCTTATTGACAATATCAGAAAGCACATACCCCGGCAGCATGTCAATATTATTGAGCAAGGTAAAATAGTCGCACAAAAATTAAATGAATACCTTGTACGCCACCCCGAAATTGAGTGGAACTGTTCTAAACACTCGACCCGTAAATACTTAACGACTGAAGATCCCCTTTTTTTTGAAGCCCGCGCAGCTCAGTTTTTAGGGTACGGTATTCAAGCTGAAAAAATTGAGCTCTAA
- a CDS encoding pyridoxine 5'-phosphate synthase, whose protein sequence is MTRLSVNINKIATLRNSRGGKMPSVLDAAIYCQKFGAEGITVHPRPDERHITRQDVYDIEPHITTEFNIEGYPSEDFIRLVTDVNADQATLVPDQPGQLTSDHGWNTVEHHDFLVDVIRRFKAVGIRTSIFVDPDLKAIEGAAKVGADRIELYTEPYASMYLFDPDKAVAPFVEAAKLAKELGLGINAGHDLSLKNLKFLIDKIPYIDEVSIGHALIADALYMGLRDTIHEYLECIEP, encoded by the coding sequence ATGACCAGACTTAGTGTAAATATAAACAAAATAGCAACATTAAGAAATTCGCGAGGAGGCAAAATGCCCAGTGTACTTGATGCTGCAATATATTGTCAGAAATTTGGTGCTGAGGGAATTACCGTGCATCCACGTCCCGACGAACGCCACATTACCCGTCAGGATGTTTATGATATTGAACCTCACATTACCACTGAATTTAACATTGAGGGATACCCTTCGGAAGATTTTATTCGTTTGGTGACCGATGTTAATGCCGATCAGGCTACGTTAGTTCCGGATCAGCCCGGGCAACTCACTTCGGATCATGGGTGGAATACGGTTGAGCACCACGATTTTCTGGTCGATGTTATCAGACGCTTTAAAGCTGTCGGAATTCGAACATCAATTTTTGTGGATCCTGACTTAAAAGCCATTGAAGGTGCAGCAAAAGTAGGTGCCGACCGCATTGAGTTGTACACCGAGCCATATGCCAGCATGTATTTATTTGATCCCGATAAAGCAGTAGCTCCTTTTGTTGAAGCTGCAAAATTGGCTAAAGAATTAGGCTTGGGCATTAATGCCGGACACGATCTCAGCTTAAAAAACCTAAAATTCCTGATCGATAAGATTCCATATATTGATGAAGTTTCAATTGGGCATGCTTTAATTGCAGATGCGCTGTATATGGGACTTCGAGACACTATCCACGAATATCTGGAGTGCATCGAGCCATAA
- a CDS encoding alpha/beta fold hydrolase encodes MKLFYREEGKENQQVIVILHGLYGSSDNWLTVGKKLGKSYHVYMVDQRNHGRSPNAETHTYEDMTEDLAVFFEQRRIDKAVVIGHSMGGKTAIFFAAEYPEKVDKLIIADIAPKNYFELQEKGQYYQHQHILESLKEVRLHQYDSREDIADFLTLKLDNESLVMFLLKNVYRKKDTKKFDCRINVDVLYDHLDEIISGVNYRWLEDRMPILNYPVLFIKGEKSPYISVEDEKKIKEIYPEVKFERISNAGHWLHAEQPKLFMEALERFI; translated from the coding sequence ATGAAATTATTTTATCGGGAAGAAGGGAAAGAGAATCAACAAGTTATTGTGATTCTACACGGGCTTTATGGATCGTCGGACAACTGGCTTACCGTAGGGAAAAAGCTGGGAAAAAGCTATCATGTTTATATGGTTGACCAACGCAACCACGGTCGATCGCCCAATGCAGAAACGCACACCTACGAAGATATGACCGAAGATCTAGCCGTTTTTTTTGAACAACGTCGGATCGACAAAGCAGTGGTGATTGGTCACAGTATGGGTGGAAAAACAGCAATCTTTTTTGCTGCCGAATACCCCGAAAAAGTCGACAAACTGATTATTGCTGATATCGCACCCAAAAACTATTTCGAACTACAGGAAAAGGGGCAGTATTATCAACATCAACATATTTTAGAATCGCTGAAAGAAGTTCGACTTCACCAATATGATTCGCGCGAGGATATCGCCGACTTTTTAACCTTGAAACTGGACAATGAAAGTTTGGTGATGTTTCTACTCAAAAACGTTTACCGGAAAAAGGACACGAAAAAATTCGATTGTCGCATCAATGTTGATGTTTTGTATGATCATCTTGATGAGATCATCAGTGGAGTCAACTACCGCTGGCTGGAAGACCGCATGCCGATTTTAAACTATCCGGTTCTGTTTATTAAAGGCGAGAAGTCACCTTACATTTCGGTCGAAGACGAGAAAAAAATTAAAGAGATTTACCCGGAAGTGAAATTCGAACGAATCTCCAATGCAGGACATTGGCTACACGCAGAACAACCTAAACTTTTCATGGAGGCTTTAGAACGTTTCATTTAA
- a CDS encoding DUF6089 family protein yields MKRFFAIIFCTLTLSSVSAQNTADIGLWGGIGSYIGDMTNIDKASSLNPNVGLFFRYNFNSRVSLRTSAMLGTIGATGEFETEPWEFDKFMTDISLMGEFNFFRYIIGSKRYSSTPYLLGGVGASLYNYTYDPVRLSPVVYYLNPGQLAGVPANVRGELLTGQDEAVVALNIPVGFGFKFNVGGRLSVGIEAILRKYFNDKIDDLDDPRKYYSTTTNLAGETTEGWVNYNDFLHNNDFTLHLGVHLTYRFYRGSNECPVYENIN; encoded by the coding sequence ATGAAAAGATTTTTTGCAATCATTTTTTGTACCCTAACTTTAAGTTCAGTTTCGGCTCAGAATACAGCAGACATTGGTTTGTGGGGAGGCATTGGAAGTTACATTGGCGACATGACAAACATAGATAAAGCAAGTTCTTTGAATCCAAATGTTGGATTGTTTTTTCGTTACAACTTTAATTCGCGTGTGAGTTTAAGAACAAGTGCGATGTTAGGAACAATTGGTGCGACCGGTGAGTTTGAAACCGAGCCTTGGGAGTTCGACAAGTTTATGACCGATATTTCGCTGATGGGAGAGTTTAATTTCTTTCGATATATTATTGGGAGTAAGCGATATAGCTCTACACCATATCTTCTTGGAGGAGTCGGAGCTAGTTTGTATAATTACACGTACGATCCAGTCCGTTTAAGCCCTGTGGTGTATTACTTAAACCCCGGCCAACTGGCAGGAGTACCAGCAAATGTCAGAGGCGAGCTTTTAACCGGCCAGGATGAGGCAGTCGTTGCGCTAAACATCCCCGTCGGATTTGGATTTAAGTTTAATGTAGGAGGACGGTTGAGTGTGGGCATTGAAGCCATTCTCAGGAAATATTTCAATGATAAGATTGACGATTTGGATGATCCGAGAAAATATTACTCAACAACAACTAATCTGGCTGGTGAAACAACTGAAGGATGGGTAAATTACAACGATTTCTTGCATAACAACGATTTCACCTTACATTTGGGGGTTCATTTAACTTATCGGTTTTACCGGGGAAGCAATGAATGCCCGGTGTATGAAAATATTAACTAG
- a CDS encoding CBS domain-containing protein, whose product MIAKELISDVIPSLRLSDDGQKALNWMEIFRISHLPVVDGHEYLGLVSDKAVYDLDLIEVKMEDCRDHLLQPHVHINQHIYEVASIMSELKLTLVPVLDLKHTYQGVISVLDLSKKLASLMAVHEPGGIIVLELTPLDYSLSQIAQIVESNDAKILSIYTYKGEGPNDFLVTLKINQVDLSRIIHTFVRYDYSIRSVFMDDSILNNTYDDRFDQLMKYMNI is encoded by the coding sequence TTGATCGCAAAAGAACTCATATCAGATGTTATCCCATCGCTCAGACTCTCCGATGACGGGCAGAAAGCGTTGAATTGGATGGAGATTTTCCGAATATCGCATCTTCCAGTGGTTGATGGTCATGAGTACCTTGGCTTGGTTTCAGACAAGGCTGTGTATGACCTGGATTTAATTGAGGTGAAAATGGAAGATTGCCGCGATCATTTACTACAACCCCATGTGCATATTAACCAGCATATTTACGAAGTGGCTTCTATAATGTCTGAGTTGAAATTAACGCTTGTTCCGGTTTTAGATTTGAAGCATACTTATCAAGGGGTAATTTCGGTTCTGGATTTGTCGAAAAAACTGGCAAGCCTGATGGCTGTGCACGAACCTGGCGGGATTATTGTTTTGGAGCTCACTCCACTGGACTATTCACTGTCGCAAATTGCCCAGATTGTTGAGTCGAATGATGCGAAGATTTTGAGCATATACACTTATAAAGGAGAAGGACCCAACGATTTTTTAGTTACCTTGAAAATAAATCAGGTTGACCTTTCACGAATAATACACACCTTTGTACGGTATGACTATTCGATTCGGTCAGTATTTATGGATGATTCAATCCTGAATAATACGTACGACGACCGCTTTGATCAATTAATGAAATATATGAATATTTAG
- a CDS encoding ATP-binding cassette domain-containing protein encodes MEIFKATNVTKDYAGHRALDGVSISTKEQSIFGLLGPNGAGKTTLIRIINQITAPDAGEVQLFGRKLKANDIQHIGYLPEERGLYKKMKVGEQALYLAQLKGLSRRDALKSLKYWFEKFEIQPWWNKKVEELSKGMQQKIQFIITVVHKPKLLIFDEPFSGFDPINANLLKNEILDFKDQGATIIFSTHNMASVEETCDHIALINQSKKILDGPIDEIKESYKEDIYEIETTVPHDVTSEFSRNGFQLIDYELKGLSQRVKFRLEKEMTSNDLLQMLMRKMEIRSFREVIPSMNEVFIQVVGQANPKKQTA; translated from the coding sequence ATGGAAATTTTTAAAGCTACCAATGTCACCAAAGATTATGCTGGTCACCGGGCACTAGACGGAGTGAGCATTTCGACAAAGGAACAAAGCATATTTGGATTGCTGGGGCCAAACGGAGCCGGGAAGACAACCTTAATACGAATTATAAACCAAATTACAGCTCCGGATGCAGGAGAAGTGCAATTATTTGGTCGTAAGCTGAAAGCCAACGACATTCAACACATCGGCTATCTGCCTGAAGAACGCGGACTTTACAAAAAGATGAAAGTTGGCGAGCAAGCCTTATACCTGGCACAGCTAAAAGGACTCTCCAGAAGAGATGCACTGAAGAGCCTCAAGTATTGGTTCGAGAAATTCGAAATTCAACCCTGGTGGAATAAAAAGGTTGAAGAGCTTTCGAAAGGGATGCAGCAAAAGATCCAATTCATTATCACGGTTGTTCACAAACCCAAATTATTGATTTTTGATGAACCATTCAGCGGATTTGACCCCATCAATGCGAATTTGCTTAAAAATGAAATTCTTGATTTTAAAGATCAGGGAGCCACCATTATCTTTTCTACGCACAATATGGCTTCAGTCGAAGAAACTTGTGATCATATTGCGCTGATTAATCAATCGAAAAAAATATTAGATGGGCCAATTGATGAAATTAAGGAGAGCTACAAAGAAGATATTTATGAGATAGAAACGACTGTTCCGCATGACGTTACTTCGGAGTTTTCAAGAAATGGGTTTCAGTTAATTGATTACGAGCTGAAAGGTCTTAGTCAGCGGGTAAAATTCCGACTTGAGAAAGAAATGACCAGCAACGATTTACTTCAGATGCTCATGCGAAAAATGGAAATTCGCTCGTTCCGCGAAGTTATTCCTTCTATGAACGAAGTGTTTATCCAAGTTGTAGGACAAGCCAATCCTAAAAAACAAACCGCATGA